A window of Borrelia coriaceae genomic DNA:
TTGTTAGCAGCAAATTTACCATCTTTTGCCATCGCTATCAGTGCAATTTCAGCTGCAATAACTGCGTCTTTCTGTTTAGCCTCTTTAGTAGCACTATTCTTTTTAGCAACAGCAAGCTCAGCAGCATTTTTAGCTTTATCAATATCAACTTTACCATCTTCAGCAGTACCAGAATTAGCAATAGCTCTCAATATGTAAGCACCTGTTACGGCTCCAATTGCTGCACTAGCCTTAGCTGCACTTGTCTCTGTCCCATCAGTATTTGTTTGACTAAACAACTTACCAATGTCTTTTTTATTATTACCACCATCACTGCCAATAGTAACATCAGCCTCTGGATTCCCCTCACCTTTCTTTAGAACTATCTCAACAATAGCCTTAACTCCTTTAACTAATGTGTTTATTGAAGCCGCTCTGGGAACTGTAGCACCAAAATTTTTAGTAGCACTCCCAATTAACTCCCCACCAGTACCAGTAAAACCACCAGCTACTTCCTTGGCTCCCAATTCGATCTTACTTATAGTATCAATAAATTTATTAAGCTTTTCTTTTACTTTTTGATGCTTGCCATACTTCTCAATAATATCATTCAGTTTAACTTTAACAGCTGTCATAGTTTGTTCAACCTTAGTAAAATATTTTCCTATATCTTCCTTTTTAGTCTGAGCTTTAATACCCAAAGTATCAGTAACCATATCTCCAAATGATGCAAAAACATCTAAGAAGTCTTGTCTTAAATTAGATATAGAGAGTATAGACTGCTTTTGTTTTTGAAGTTCTTCTACTCCATTATTACAAGAAAGGAATAAAGAGATAAATAATGTTGCACAAACACTTCTTATTCTAATATTTTTAATATTTATTTTCATATACTACATGCATCACCCCCCCCCCAAACAAGATAATAAAATTATACAAAATATTGATTTATAAAACTTAAGATATAATAAAATAAAAACTTAGGTCTTGGTTAAAAATTCTTAAAAAGAACTTTTAACCAAGACCTAAAGCCTTTGTGAATCGAACACAATAACATTAGGAGTTCTAAACGCATAGCACTACTAACGATAGTTAAAATACAACAAATTTTACATAAAATCAACCTTTATTCACGATAATTTTTTTATCTTATAAAGAA
This region includes:
- a CDS encoding variable large family protein, with product MKINIKNIRIRSVCATLFISLFLSCNNGVEELQKQKQSILSISNLRQDFLDVFASFGDMVTDTLGIKAQTKKEDIGKYFTKVEQTMTAVKVKLNDIIEKYGKHQKVKEKLNKFIDTISKIELGAKEVAGGFTGTGGELIGSATKNFGATVPRAASINTLVKGVKAIVEIVLKKGEGNPEADVTIGSDGGNNKKDIGKLFSQTNTDGTETSAAKASAAIGAVTGAYILRAIANSGTAEDGKVDIDKAKNAAELAVAKKNSATKEAKQKDAVIAAEIALIAMAKDGKFAANNDDKDANAVTGAVASAVNKTISTLIIAIRNTVDSGLKIISEARRYVNRNK